The following are encoded together in the Blautia obeum ATCC 29174 genome:
- a CDS encoding helix-turn-helix transcriptional regulator, whose protein sequence is MQIITNQFQKELKKHGSDHFPFLVSYQRLSEYDSNSFLWHCHPEIEITYIKKGSMHYRVNNRSFHLKEGDIIFCNSNALHSGEMEDQEDCSYIPITFDSKLIYGFFQSTICTKYVDPVIQNLAVCAMHIDYSENWHTIFRDHMLKVISLDKEKPDFYELDISIHMQTMWKLLAEHFPLQAVSPASDLTEYERIRKILSYIEQNYMNRITLTDISENIHLCESECTRLFKRHMNTTLFAFLKEYRIERSLEYLNTKESISNIAEKTGFSDSNYYTKVFSKIKGCSPREYRKNLLKQ, encoded by the coding sequence ATGCAGATCATCACAAATCAGTTTCAAAAAGAATTAAAAAAACACGGCAGCGATCATTTTCCGTTTCTCGTCAGTTACCAGCGTTTATCAGAGTATGATTCCAATTCCTTCCTGTGGCACTGTCATCCGGAGATTGAAATCACCTATATAAAAAAAGGCTCGATGCATTACCGTGTGAATAATCGTTCCTTCCATCTGAAGGAAGGAGACATTATTTTCTGCAATTCCAATGCACTACATTCCGGTGAAATGGAGGATCAGGAAGACTGTTCTTATATTCCGATCACCTTTGATTCCAAGCTGATCTACGGCTTCTTTCAGAGTACGATTTGTACCAAATATGTAGATCCTGTCATACAGAATCTTGCCGTATGTGCCATGCATATCGATTATTCTGAAAACTGGCATACGATTTTTCGCGACCATATGCTGAAAGTCATCTCCCTGGACAAAGAAAAGCCTGATTTCTATGAGCTGGATATTTCCATACATATGCAGACTATGTGGAAACTGCTGGCAGAGCATTTTCCGCTTCAGGCTGTATCTCCCGCATCTGATCTCACAGAGTATGAACGTATCCGTAAAATCCTCTCGTATATAGAGCAGAATTATATGAACCGGATCACTCTTACAGATATTTCCGAAAATATACATCTGTGTGAAAGCGAATGCACCCGCCTGTTCAAGCGACATATGAATACTACACTCTTCGCTTTTCTTAAAGAATACCGAATCGAGCGAAGCCTGGAATACCTGAATACAAAAGAATCCATCAGCAACATTGCTGAAAAGACCGGATTTTCAGATTCCAACTATTACACAAAAGTATTCAGTAAGATCAAGGGTTGCAGCCCGAGAGAATACCGAAAAAATCTCTTGAAGCAATAA
- a CDS encoding HD domain-containing protein has protein sequence MNYNNAKQQFEKYLDSYDSNNDKVRLKIIHTYGVVHAMEEICHRMQLSEEDTELARIIALLHDIGRFEQLKRFDSFEPTTMDHAAYGVKVLFEEGMIRQFVPEDTWDDIIKTSIAHHSDFCLEGITDPRTLLHARLIRDADKLDNCRVKLKDDLQIFMGASAEEIGAQEITPVVYDTIFKNQCIYSPDRVTKMDYWVSYVAYFSDIYFRASLDIIEEHHYLNRIINRIPYTNPDTRQKMETIRTHLAAFIHTNSGCTW, from the coding sequence ATGAATTACAATAATGCAAAACAGCAATTCGAGAAATACCTGGATAGCTATGACAGTAACAACGATAAAGTCCGTCTCAAAATCATACATACCTACGGTGTCGTACATGCCATGGAAGAAATCTGCCATCGCATGCAATTATCAGAAGAAGACACTGAACTTGCACGTATCATCGCCCTTCTCCATGACATTGGCCGTTTTGAACAGTTAAAACGCTTTGACAGCTTCGAACCAACCACTATGGATCACGCTGCCTACGGTGTAAAGGTTTTATTTGAGGAAGGAATGATCCGCCAGTTCGTTCCAGAAGACACCTGGGATGATATCATCAAAACCTCCATTGCACACCACAGCGATTTCTGTCTTGAAGGAATTACCGATCCACGTACACTTCTTCATGCACGCCTGATCCGCGATGCTGACAAGCTGGACAACTGTCGCGTCAAATTGAAAGACGACCTTCAGATATTTATGGGAGCCTCTGCCGAAGAAATCGGCGCACAGGAAATCACCCCTGTCGTATACGACACCATCTTTAAAAATCAGTGCATCTACTCCCCTGACCGGGTTACCAAAATGGACTACTGGGTATCCTACGTTGCCTACTTCAGCGATATCTATTTCCGCGCAAGCCTCGATATCATCGAAGAACACCACTACCTGAACCGAATCATTAACCGCATCCCATACACCAATCCCGACACCCGGCAGAAAATGGAAACCATTCGCACCCATCTGGCCGCATTTATCCACACTAATTCCGGATGCACCTGGTAA
- a CDS encoding glycogen/starch/alpha-glucan phosphorylase — protein MIDKQFKKEAFKESVKENVKFLYRKKLEEATQEQIFQAVCYTVKDVIIDNWLETQNAYKEQDPKTVYYMSMEFLMGRALGNNLINLTAYKEVKEALDELGLDLNVIEDQEPDPALGNGGLGRLAACFLDSLATLNYSAYGCGIRYRYGMFKQQIKDGYQVEVPDNWLKDGYPFELRRPEYAKEVHFGGYVDVEYDPATGSNKFVHKGYQAVKAVPFDMPIVGYNNKIVNTLRIWDAEPIVDFELDSFDKGDYKKAVEQENLARNIVEVLYPNDNHMAGKELRLKQQYFFVSASLQAAIDKYKKNHKDIMKLHEKVTFQMNDTHPTVAVAELMRILMDEEGLGWDDAWSVTTKCVAYTNHTIMAEALEKWPVELFSRLLPRVYQIIEEINRRFILDIQAKYPGNYDKIKKMAILYDGQVKMAHLAIVAGYSVNGVAKLHTEILKKQELKDFYEMMPEKFNNKTNGITQRRFLLHGNQLLADWVTDHIGPEWITDLSQISKLKVYVDDEKAQQEFMNIKYQNKVRLAKYILEHNGVEVNPRSIFDVQVKRLHEYKRQLLNILHVIYLYDQIKKHPEMDFYPRTFIFGAKASAGYARAKKIIKLINSVADVVNNDASIEGKLKVVFIENYRVSNAEMIFAAADVSEQISTASKEASGTGNMKFMLNGAPTLGTMDGANVEIVDEVGKENAFIFGLSADEVINYENNGGYDPRVIYNTDDEIRQVLTELVNGTFSSDTELFRDLYNSLLNQNGGERADQYFILADFRSYAAAQKKVEEAYKDEKGWARMAMLNTACAGKFTSDRTIQEYVDDIWHLDKVFVK, from the coding sequence ATGATTGACAAGCAGTTTAAAAAAGAAGCTTTCAAAGAGAGCGTAAAGGAAAACGTTAAATTTCTTTATCGTAAAAAACTCGAAGAAGCTACACAGGAACAGATTTTCCAGGCTGTATGCTACACTGTAAAAGATGTTATCATTGATAACTGGCTGGAAACACAGAATGCATATAAAGAGCAGGATCCTAAGACAGTTTACTATATGTCCATGGAGTTCCTTATGGGACGTGCTCTTGGAAATAACCTGATCAACCTGACAGCATACAAAGAGGTAAAAGAAGCTCTGGATGAACTTGGTCTGGATCTTAACGTGATCGAGGATCAGGAACCGGACCCGGCACTTGGTAATGGTGGCCTGGGACGTCTTGCAGCATGCTTTCTAGATTCTCTTGCGACTCTGAATTACAGTGCGTATGGATGTGGTATCCGTTATCGTTATGGTATGTTCAAACAGCAGATCAAAGACGGATATCAGGTAGAAGTACCGGATAACTGGCTGAAAGATGGATATCCATTTGAACTTCGTCGTCCGGAATATGCAAAAGAAGTTCATTTCGGTGGATATGTTGATGTAGAATATGATCCGGCAACAGGATCCAACAAATTCGTACACAAGGGATATCAGGCAGTAAAAGCGGTTCCGTTTGATATGCCGATTGTAGGATATAATAACAAGATCGTAAACACCTTAAGAATCTGGGATGCAGAGCCAATCGTAGACTTCGAGCTTGACTCTTTCGATAAAGGTGATTATAAAAAAGCAGTTGAGCAGGAAAACCTTGCCCGCAATATCGTAGAAGTTCTTTATCCGAACGACAACCATATGGCTGGTAAAGAGCTGCGTCTGAAACAGCAGTATTTCTTTGTATCTGCAAGTCTTCAGGCTGCTATTGATAAATACAAAAAGAACCACAAAGATATCATGAAACTGCACGAAAAAGTTACTTTCCAGATGAACGATACTCATCCGACAGTAGCAGTAGCAGAACTTATGCGTATCCTTATGGACGAAGAAGGACTTGGATGGGATGATGCATGGTCTGTAACAACTAAATGTGTTGCTTACACAAACCATACAATCATGGCAGAGGCTCTTGAGAAATGGCCGGTTGAGCTGTTCTCCAGACTGCTTCCACGTGTATACCAGATCATCGAAGAGATCAACCGTCGTTTCATTCTTGACATTCAGGCTAAATATCCTGGAAATTATGACAAGATCAAGAAGATGGCAATCCTCTATGATGGACAGGTAAAAATGGCTCATCTTGCAATCGTTGCAGGTTACTCTGTAAACGGTGTTGCAAAACTTCATACAGAAATCCTTAAGAAACAGGAACTGAAAGATTTCTATGAAATGATGCCGGAGAAATTCAACAACAAGACAAACGGTATCACACAGAGACGTTTCCTGCTTCACGGAAACCAGCTTCTTGCAGACTGGGTAACAGATCATATCGGACCGGAATGGATCACAGATCTGTCTCAGATCAGCAAACTGAAAGTTTATGTTGATGATGAAAAAGCACAGCAGGAATTCATGAACATCAAATACCAGAACAAAGTTCGTCTGGCAAAATATATCCTGGAGCACAACGGAGTAGAGGTAAATCCACGTTCTATCTTCGATGTACAGGTTAAGAGACTTCATGAGTACAAACGTCAGCTTCTGAACATCCTGCATGTAATCTATCTGTATGACCAGATTAAGAAACATCCGGAAATGGATTTTTATCCAAGAACATTCATCTTCGGTGCAAAAGCATCTGCAGGTTATGCACGTGCTAAGAAAATCATTAAACTGATCAACTCTGTAGCAGATGTTGTAAACAATGATGCATCTATCGAAGGCAAGCTGAAAGTTGTATTCATCGAGAACTATCGTGTATCCAACGCTGAGATGATCTTTGCAGCAGCAGATGTTTCTGAGCAGATCTCTACTGCAAGTAAAGAGGCTTCCGGTACAGGTAACATGAAGTTCATGCTGAACGGTGCACCGACTCTGGGAACTATGGATGGTGCTAACGTTGAGATCGTTGATGAAGTTGGCAAAGAAAATGCATTTATCTTCGGTCTGAGCGCAGACGAAGTAATCAACTATGAAAACAATGGCGGATATGATCCGAGAGTCATCTACAATACAGATGATGAGATTCGTCAGGTACTGACAGAGCTTGTCAATGGAACATTCTCTTCTGATACAGAACTGTTCCGTGACCTGTACAATTCTCTTCTTAACCAGAACGGTGGAGAAAGAGCAGACCAGTACTTTATCCTTGCTGACTTCCGTTCTTATGCAGCAGCACAGAAGAAAGTGGAAGAAGCCTACAAAGATGAAAAAGGCTGGGCTCGTATGGCTATGCTGAACACAGCATGCGCTGGTAAGTTCACATCTGACAGAACTATCCAGGAATATGTGGATGATATCTGGCATCTGGACAAAGTTTTCGTAAAGTAA
- the ileS gene encoding isoleucine--tRNA ligase: MYQKVDTNLNFVDREKQVEKFWKENHIFEKSMEDRKDDPTYMFYDGPPTANGKPHIGHVLTRVIKDMIPRYRTMKGYMVPRKAGWDTHGLPVELEVEKKLGLDGKEQIEEYGMEPFIQQCKESVWKYKGMWEDFSSTVGFWADMENPYVTYHDDYIESEWWALKEIWNKKLLYKGFKIVPYCPRCGTPLSAQEVSQGYKTVKERSAIVRFKVVGEDAYFLAWTTTPWTLPSNVALCVNPTETYCKVKAADGYTYYMAEALLDKVLGKLGSEETPAYEVLEKYVGKDLEYKEYEPLFACAGEAAAKQKKKAHFVTADNYVTMSDGTGIVHIAPAFGEDDSRVGRDYDLPFVQFVDGKGDMTAETPYAGVFVKKADPLVLQDLDKEGKLFDAPKFEHDYPHCWRCDTPLIYYARESWFIKMTAVKDDLIRNNNTINWIPESIGKGRFGDWLENVQDWGISRNRYWGTPLNIWQCECGHMHSIGSRQELFEMSGNEKAKTVELHRPYIDEITLKCPECGGTMHRVPEVIDCWFDSGAMPFAQHHYPFENKELFEKQFPADFISEAVDQTRGWFYSLLAESTILFNQAPYKNVIVLGHVQDENGQKMSKSKGNAVDPFDALEKYGADAIRWYFYINSAPWLPNRFHGKAVQEGQRKFMGTLWNTYAFFVLYANIDNFDPTKYTLDYDNLPVMDKWLLSKLNSVVKTVDDCLANYKIPESARALQEFVDEMSNWYVRRSRERFWAKGMEQDKINAYMTLYTALVTISKAAAPMIPFMTEEIYQNLVRSVDKEAIESIHLCDFPKVEEAWINKELEDDMEELLKIVVLGRAARNTANIKNRQPIGTMYIKADKEMGQFYTDIIADELNVKEVKFANDVESFISYSFKPQLRTVGPKYGKLLNGIRTALAEINGTEAMNELRSTGLLTLDINGNKVELSEEDLLIETAQTEGYVTEADGDISVVLDTNLTPELIEEGFVREIVSKVQTMRKEAGFEVMDKIHIYAKDNDKILELMKNHKEEIMSEVLAEDMTLGTTDGYVKEWNINKEPVVLGVAKM, from the coding sequence GTGTATCAGAAAGTAGATACGAACCTGAATTTCGTAGATCGTGAAAAACAGGTAGAAAAATTCTGGAAAGAAAACCATATCTTCGAAAAAAGTATGGAGGACCGTAAAGACGATCCTACTTATATGTTCTATGATGGACCGCCGACAGCAAACGGCAAACCGCATATCGGTCATGTACTGACCCGTGTTATCAAAGATATGATCCCGAGATACCGTACTATGAAAGGCTACATGGTACCTCGTAAAGCAGGATGGGATACCCACGGACTTCCGGTAGAGCTGGAAGTAGAGAAGAAACTTGGTCTGGACGGAAAAGAACAGATCGAGGAATATGGTATGGAGCCATTCATCCAGCAGTGTAAAGAGAGTGTCTGGAAATACAAAGGAATGTGGGAAGACTTTTCTTCAACAGTTGGTTTCTGGGCAGATATGGAGAATCCATATGTTACTTACCATGATGACTATATCGAGTCAGAATGGTGGGCTCTGAAAGAAATCTGGAATAAAAAACTTCTTTACAAAGGATTCAAGATCGTTCCTTACTGCCCGCGTTGTGGTACTCCGCTTTCTGCACAGGAAGTTTCCCAGGGATATAAAACAGTTAAAGAACGTTCCGCAATCGTTCGTTTCAAAGTTGTTGGAGAAGATGCATACTTCCTGGCATGGACCACAACACCGTGGACACTTCCGTCCAACGTTGCACTCTGCGTAAATCCAACAGAGACTTACTGCAAAGTAAAAGCAGCAGACGGCTATACTTATTATATGGCAGAAGCTCTGCTTGACAAAGTTCTCGGCAAACTTGGTTCCGAAGAGACACCGGCATACGAAGTTCTTGAGAAATATGTCGGAAAAGATCTGGAATACAAAGAATATGAGCCACTCTTCGCATGCGCAGGAGAAGCGGCAGCAAAACAGAAAAAGAAAGCTCATTTTGTTACAGCAGACAATTATGTAACTATGAGCGATGGTACCGGTATCGTTCATATCGCACCTGCATTCGGTGAAGACGACAGCCGTGTAGGACGCGATTATGACCTTCCGTTCGTACAGTTTGTAGACGGTAAAGGTGATATGACAGCAGAAACTCCATATGCAGGCGTTTTTGTCAAGAAAGCAGATCCGCTTGTACTTCAGGATCTGGATAAAGAAGGAAAACTTTTCGATGCTCCGAAATTCGAGCATGATTATCCGCACTGCTGGAGATGTGATACACCACTGATCTACTATGCACGTGAATCCTGGTTTATCAAGATGACAGCAGTTAAAGATGACCTGATCCGCAACAACAATACAATTAACTGGATTCCGGAGAGCATTGGTAAAGGACGTTTCGGTGACTGGCTGGAAAACGTTCAGGACTGGGGTATTTCCAGAAACCGTTACTGGGGAACACCACTGAACATCTGGCAGTGTGAATGTGGACATATGCATTCCATCGGAAGCCGTCAGGAACTGTTCGAGATGAGCGGTAACGAAAAAGCCAAGACAGTAGAACTTCATCGTCCATACATCGATGAGATCACACTGAAATGCCCGGAATGCGGTGGAACCATGCATCGTGTACCGGAGGTTATTGACTGTTGGTTTGACTCAGGAGCAATGCCTTTTGCACAGCATCACTATCCATTTGAAAATAAAGAACTTTTTGAAAAACAGTTCCCGGCAGACTTTATCTCTGAGGCTGTTGACCAGACGAGAGGATGGTTCTACTCCCTGCTTGCTGAGTCCACAATCCTGTTCAACCAGGCTCCATATAAGAACGTTATCGTTCTCGGACATGTACAGGATGAAAATGGCCAGAAGATGAGTAAGTCCAAAGGAAATGCAGTTGATCCGTTCGATGCACTTGAAAAATATGGTGCAGACGCGATCCGCTGGTACTTCTACATCAACAGTGCTCCATGGCTGCCGAACCGCTTCCACGGCAAAGCTGTTCAGGAAGGACAGCGTAAGTTCATGGGTACTCTGTGGAATACCTACGCATTCTTTGTTCTTTATGCAAATATTGACAATTTCGACCCGACAAAATATACTTTAGATTATGACAATCTTCCTGTTATGGACAAATGGCTGTTAAGCAAGCTGAATTCTGTAGTGAAGACTGTTGATGACTGCCTTGCAAACTACAAGATTCCGGAAAGTGCAAGAGCTCTTCAGGAGTTTGTAGATGAGATGAGTAACTGGTATGTAAGAAGAAGCCGTGAACGTTTCTGGGCTAAGGGCATGGAGCAGGATAAGATCAATGCTTACATGACTCTGTATACTGCTCTGGTAACAATTTCCAAAGCAGCAGCTCCGATGATTCCGTTCATGACAGAAGAAATCTATCAGAACCTTGTAAGAAGCGTTGATAAAGAAGCGATTGAGAGTATTCATCTCTGTGACTTCCCGAAAGTCGAAGAAGCATGGATCAATAAAGAGCTGGAAGACGATATGGAAGAACTCCTCAAGATTGTTGTTCTTGGACGTGCAGCAAGAAATACTGCAAATATCAAGAACCGTCAGCCGATTGGTACAATGTATATCAAAGCTGACAAAGAAATGGGCCAGTTCTATACAGATATCATTGCAGATGAGCTGAATGTCAAAGAAGTGAAGTTCGCAAATGATGTCGAATCCTTCATTTCCTACAGCTTTAAACCGCAGCTTCGTACAGTAGGACCGAAATACGGTAAACTTCTGAACGGTATCCGTACAGCACTTGCTGAGATCAACGGAACAGAAGCGATGAACGAGCTGAGATCCACAGGTCTTCTGACACTGGATATTAACGGAAACAAGGTAGAACTTTCTGAGGAAGACTTATTGATCGAGACTGCACAGACAGAAGGTTATGTAACAGAAGCAGATGGTGATATTTCTGTAGTTCTTGATACAAATCTGACACCAGAGCTGATTGAAGAAGGATTTGTCCGTGAGATCGTCAGCAAAGTACAGACAATGAGAAAAGAAGCTGGATTTGAAGTTATGGATAAGATTCATATCTATGCAAAAGACAATGACAAGATTCTTGAGCTCATGAAGAACCACAAAGAAGAAATCATGTCTGAAGTACTGGCAGAGGATATGACTCTGGGCACAACCGATGGCTATGTAAAAGAATGGAACATTAACAAAGAGCCAGTTGTTCTTGGTGTTGCAAAAATGTAA
- a CDS encoding D-alanyl-D-alanine carboxypeptidase family protein produces MNIKKKQFFRRILTGVLCSAVIITQAVPVFATDEYGAPLVTATPTPDPHTPYYKQPADTDSIKDWVKGPQIEGESAILVDMFTGAVLYSKNADKTQYPASITKIMTALLGCEKLNPSQKFAMTASAARSITETNSSSIYADTDEEFTIEQALMAVMLQSANEMTLAVAELTSGSTKKFVEQMNLKARQLGCTNTHFNNPNGLPDEIHYTTASDMAKIARAAWFNPTFRKFASTQYYEIPPTNKFAETRYLLNHHKMMKNQAYAYNGVLGGKTGYTEAAGNTLVTYAKNDNTYLVSVVLQSVNGAYSDTKALLDYGFNNFSRTAVKDLPSKITRHLLPAEKYILKDYKDDTLFETRRTASVSLPSGVDTNALEKTYSITKNPAGLPLLTVTYTYNDHVVGSARYYQTRLLSDQLL; encoded by the coding sequence ATGAATATAAAAAAGAAACAATTTTTCCGGCGGATACTGACCGGTGTTCTCTGCTCTGCGGTTATCATCACACAGGCAGTCCCGGTCTTCGCCACAGACGAATACGGTGCTCCTCTGGTGACGGCAACTCCTACACCAGATCCGCACACTCCATATTATAAACAGCCTGCAGACACCGACTCCATCAAGGACTGGGTCAAAGGGCCACAGATTGAAGGTGAATCTGCAATTCTGGTAGATATGTTTACCGGAGCAGTCCTCTACTCCAAAAACGCGGACAAGACTCAGTACCCTGCCAGTATCACCAAGATCATGACTGCTCTCCTCGGCTGTGAAAAACTGAATCCCTCACAGAAATTTGCTATGACTGCATCTGCTGCCCGAAGCATTACCGAAACCAACAGTTCCAGTATCTATGCAGACACAGATGAGGAATTCACCATCGAGCAGGCTCTGATGGCTGTTATGCTCCAGTCTGCTAATGAAATGACTCTCGCGGTCGCTGAACTGACTTCCGGTTCCACCAAAAAATTCGTAGAACAAATGAATCTCAAGGCGCGTCAGCTTGGATGCACTAATACACATTTTAATAACCCGAACGGTCTTCCGGATGAAATCCATTATACAACGGCTTCCGATATGGCTAAGATTGCCCGCGCGGCCTGGTTTAATCCAACCTTCCGCAAATTTGCATCCACGCAGTATTATGAAATTCCTCCTACAAACAAGTTTGCAGAGACACGTTATCTTCTGAACCATCATAAGATGATGAAGAATCAGGCATATGCATATAACGGAGTCTTAGGCGGAAAGACCGGTTACACCGAAGCTGCCGGAAATACGCTTGTTACCTATGCAAAGAATGACAATACTTATCTGGTTTCGGTCGTCCTGCAGTCTGTGAACGGTGCTTACTCTGATACAAAAGCTCTTCTGGATTATGGTTTTAATAATTTTTCCAGAACTGCGGTAAAAGATCTTCCATCAAAAATAACAAGACATCTTCTTCCGGCTGAAAAATACATTTTAAAAGATTATAAAGACGATACGCTCTTTGAAACAAGACGTACCGCCAGCGTATCTCTCCCATCCGGTGTTGATACCAATGCTCTGGAAAAAACTTACTCTATAACAAAAAATCCGGCAGGTCTCCCACTTCTGACCGTTACGTATACGTATAACGATCATGTAGTCGGCTCTGCCAGATATTATCAGACACGGCTTCTTTCAGACCAGCTTCTCTGA
- a CDS encoding 3'-5' exonuclease has translation MNYIVFDLEWNQSPGGKKYSNSRLPFEIIEIGAVKMNEQREVVDVFQRLVKPQVYNWIHDSIHEVIHVDYKDLADGEPFQQAVREFLKWCGEEYVFCTWGNQDVMELQRNMKYYGMLSLLPGPVTYYDVQKIYGICHEEAGGRRSLEFAIDQMGIPKAQDFHRALTDARYTGDIFKTLEPAAVCVNSSIDVYQNPKNKKEEIFISYPTYDQYVSREFADKEKVMKDREVASTRCPVCHMPAKRKIRWFMNNSRAYESVSLCQKHGYIKGKVRIRHTDEDAYYAIKKLKRIEEKDAEEIREKRDSLRKKRQAKRQSEKLV, from the coding sequence ATGAATTATATTGTTTTTGACCTGGAGTGGAATCAGAGTCCCGGTGGAAAAAAATATTCCAACAGTCGTCTGCCTTTTGAGATCATTGAGATCGGTGCTGTGAAAATGAATGAGCAGAGGGAAGTTGTGGATGTTTTTCAGAGACTTGTGAAGCCACAGGTATATAACTGGATTCATGACAGCATACATGAAGTGATCCATGTGGATTATAAGGATCTTGCAGATGGCGAGCCTTTTCAGCAGGCGGTCAGAGAGTTTCTGAAGTGGTGCGGAGAGGAATATGTTTTCTGTACCTGGGGAAATCAGGATGTTATGGAACTACAGCGAAATATGAAGTATTATGGAATGCTTTCGCTGCTTCCAGGACCGGTCACATATTATGATGTGCAGAAAATATACGGAATCTGTCATGAAGAGGCCGGCGGACGAAGGAGCCTGGAATTTGCCATTGACCAGATGGGAATCCCGAAGGCGCAGGATTTTCATCGGGCACTGACGGATGCCCGGTATACCGGGGATATTTTTAAAACACTGGAACCTGCAGCAGTCTGTGTGAATTCATCTATTGATGTTTATCAGAATCCAAAGAATAAAAAAGAAGAGATTTTTATTTCATATCCCACGTATGATCAGTATGTGTCACGTGAGTTTGCAGACAAAGAAAAGGTAATGAAAGACCGGGAGGTTGCAAGTACCCGCTGTCCGGTATGTCATATGCCGGCCAAGCGTAAGATCCGCTGGTTTATGAATAATTCTCGTGCATATGAGAGTGTATCACTTTGTCAGAAGCATGGATATATCAAAGGAAAGGTGCGAATCCGCCATACGGACGAGGATGCATATTATGCAATCAAGAAGTTAAAGAGGATAGAAGAAAAAGATGCGGAAGAAATCCGTGAAAAAAGGGATTCCCTCCGCAAGAAGAGACAGGCGAAACGTCAGTCAGAGAAGCTGGTCTGA